A genomic window from Streptomyces brevispora includes:
- a CDS encoding MFS transporter, producing the protein MPVVHDLRVLLRFRNFRRLLAVRVLSQSADGVYQVALAAHVVFSPEKQASAGAIASAMAVLLLPYSLIGPFAGVLLDRWPRRQVFLYGNLLRAALACCTALLILGSAPDWLFYGSALCVTAVNRFVLAGLSAALPRVVDRDRLVLANSLSPTAGTLAATAGGGLAFAVRLLLADSDAAVVLLGAALYLASAVASLSLATGLLGPERSSSRLRLSTALVTTARGLGDGLRHLAERKHAARALAAMTVIRFCYGALTVTLLMLCRYAWATSESHGLALLGLAVGVSGAGFFAAAVVSPWAVARLGRFRWMMVCAAAAAVLEPALGLWFTPAPMLVAAFVLGLVTQGAKIATDTVVQTSVDDAFRGRVFSLYDVLFNVAFVGAAAVSALVLPPDGKSAAVVSGVAVLYALVAMAMFRWSRTAEAL; encoded by the coding sequence ATGCCCGTCGTGCATGACCTGCGCGTTCTCCTGCGCTTTCGGAACTTCCGCCGCCTGCTGGCCGTGCGGGTGCTGTCCCAGTCGGCGGACGGGGTCTATCAGGTGGCTCTCGCGGCACACGTGGTCTTCTCGCCGGAGAAACAGGCATCGGCGGGCGCCATCGCCTCCGCGATGGCCGTACTCCTGCTGCCCTACTCGCTCATCGGCCCGTTCGCCGGAGTGCTCCTGGACCGCTGGCCCCGCCGCCAGGTCTTCCTCTACGGCAACCTGCTGCGCGCCGCGCTCGCGTGCTGCACCGCGCTCCTGATCCTCGGTTCCGCCCCCGACTGGCTCTTCTACGGCTCGGCGCTGTGTGTCACCGCGGTCAACCGATTCGTACTGGCCGGCCTCTCCGCCGCTCTGCCGCGTGTCGTCGACCGGGACCGGCTGGTGCTGGCCAACTCCCTCTCCCCGACCGCGGGCACACTCGCCGCAACGGCAGGCGGTGGCCTCGCCTTCGCCGTACGGCTGCTGCTGGCGGACTCCGATGCGGCGGTGGTACTGCTGGGAGCGGCGCTCTACCTCGCCTCGGCCGTGGCGTCCCTGAGCCTTGCCACCGGACTTCTCGGACCGGAGCGGAGCAGCAGCCGCCTCCGCCTGAGCACGGCTCTGGTCACCACCGCACGCGGGCTCGGCGACGGGCTGCGCCATCTGGCGGAACGCAAGCACGCCGCCCGGGCGCTGGCCGCCATGACGGTGATCCGCTTCTGTTACGGGGCGCTGACGGTGACGCTCCTGATGCTGTGCCGGTACGCCTGGGCCACCAGCGAGTCCCACGGTCTGGCGCTGCTCGGGCTGGCTGTGGGCGTATCCGGTGCGGGGTTCTTCGCCGCGGCGGTGGTGTCCCCCTGGGCTGTGGCGCGGCTCGGCCGGTTCCGCTGGATGATGGTGTGCGCCGCGGCGGCCGCTGTCCTCGAACCGGCGCTGGGGCTGTGGTTCACTCCCGCACCGATGCTCGTCGCCGCGTTCGTCCTCGGCCTCGTCACCCAAGGGGCGAAGATCGCGACGGACACGGTGGTGCAGACATCGGTGGACGACGCCTTCCGCGGCCGGGTCTTCTCGCTCTACGACGTGCTGTTCAACGTGGCCTTCGTGGGGGCCGCCGCGGTCTCCGCCCTGGTGCTGCCTCCTGACGGGAAGTCGGCCGCAGTGGTGAGTGGGGTCGCCGTGCTCTACGCCCTGGTCGCCATGGCCATGTTCCGCTGGAGTCGGACCGCCGAGGCCCTGTAG
- a CDS encoding inositol-3-phosphate synthase, whose translation MGSVRVAIVGVGNCAASLVQGVEYYKDADPAGKVPGLMHVQFGDYHVGDVEFVAAFDVDAKKVGLDLSDAIGASENNTIKLCDVPSTGLTVQRGHTHDGLGKYYRETIEESTEAPVDVVQVLKDRQVDVLVCYLPVGSEVAAKFYAQCAIDAKVAFVNALPVFIAGTKEWADKFTEAGVPIVGDDIKSQVGATITHRVMAKLFEDRGVVLDRTMQLNVGGNMDFKNMLERERLESKKISKTQAVTSQIRDRELGADNVHIGPSDYVAWLDDRKWAYVRLEGRAFGDVPLNLEYKLEVWDSPNSAGVIIDAVRAAKIAKDRGIGGPILSASSYFMKSPPVQYFDDEARDNVEKFIKGEVSN comes from the coding sequence ATGGGTTCGGTTCGCGTAGCCATCGTCGGCGTGGGCAACTGCGCCGCCTCGCTGGTCCAGGGCGTCGAGTACTACAAGGACGCCGATCCGGCCGGCAAGGTGCCCGGTCTGATGCACGTCCAGTTCGGCGATTACCACGTAGGGGACGTCGAGTTCGTCGCCGCCTTCGACGTCGACGCGAAGAAGGTCGGCCTCGACCTCTCGGACGCCATCGGCGCCAGCGAGAACAACACCATCAAGCTCTGCGACGTGCCGAGCACCGGACTGACCGTCCAGCGCGGCCACACCCACGACGGGCTCGGCAAGTACTACCGCGAGACCATCGAGGAGTCGACCGAGGCCCCGGTCGACGTCGTCCAGGTCCTCAAGGACCGCCAGGTCGACGTCCTGGTCTGCTACCTGCCCGTCGGCTCCGAGGTCGCTGCGAAGTTCTACGCGCAGTGCGCCATCGACGCCAAGGTCGCGTTCGTCAACGCCCTCCCGGTCTTCATCGCCGGCACCAAGGAGTGGGCGGACAAGTTCACCGAGGCCGGTGTCCCGATCGTCGGCGACGACATCAAGTCGCAGGTCGGCGCCACCATCACGCACCGCGTGATGGCGAAGCTGTTCGAGGACCGGGGCGTTGTCCTGGACCGCACGATGCAGCTGAACGTCGGCGGCAACATGGACTTCAAGAACATGCTCGAGCGTGAGCGCCTCGAGTCCAAGAAGATCTCCAAGACCCAGGCCGTCACTTCGCAGATCCGTGACCGCGAGCTCGGTGCGGACAACGTCCACATCGGCCCGTCGGACTACGTGGCCTGGCTGGACGACCGCAAGTGGGCGTACGTGCGCCTCGAGGGCCGCGCCTTCGGTGACGTTCCGCTGAACCTGGAGTACAAGCTCGAGGTCTGGGACTCCCCGAACTCGGCCGGTGTCATCATCGACGCCGTCCGCGCTGCGAAGATCGCCAAGGACCGCGGCATCGGCGGCCCGATCCTCTCCGCGTCCTCGTACTTCATGAAGTCCCCGCCGGTCCAGTACTTCGACGACGAGGCCCGCGACAACGTCGAGAAGTTCATCAAGGGCGAGGTCTCCAACTGA
- a CDS encoding CCA tRNA nucleotidyltransferase: MPNANEDNSSALTQVQHRAVSELLRVSPVADDLARRFQDAGFSLALVGGSVRDALLGRLGNDLDFTTDARPEDVLKIVRPWADSVWEVGIAFGTVGAQKDGYQIEVTTYRSEAYDRTSRKPEVSYGDSIEDDLVRRDFTVNAMAVALPQKDFIDPHGGIEDLAERVLRTPGTPEESFSDDPLRMLRAARFAAQLDFEVAPDVVVAMTEMAGRIEIVSAERVREELNKLLLSSHPRKGLALLVDTGLAQQILPELPALRLESDEHHRHKDVYEHSLTVLEQAIDLEEDGPDLVLRLAALLHDIGKPRTRRFEKDGRVSFHHHEVVGAKMVKKRMTDLKYSNDMVKDVSKLVELHLRFHGYGDGEWTDSAVRRYVRDAGPLLERLHKLTRSDCTTRNKRKAAALSRTYDALEERIAQLKDKEELDAIRPDLDGNEIMQILSVGPGPVIGQAYAFLLELRLENGPMEHDVAVAELKKWWESQG, encoded by the coding sequence GTGCCGAACGCCAATGAAGACAACTCCAGCGCCCTGACCCAGGTGCAGCACCGCGCAGTCAGTGAACTGCTCCGGGTGTCCCCGGTCGCCGACGATCTCGCCCGCCGATTCCAGGATGCCGGATTCAGTCTTGCCCTGGTCGGCGGCTCGGTCCGGGACGCACTTCTCGGCAGGCTCGGGAACGACCTGGACTTCACGACCGATGCCCGTCCCGAGGATGTCCTGAAGATCGTCCGGCCATGGGCGGACTCGGTGTGGGAGGTCGGGATCGCCTTTGGCACGGTGGGCGCGCAGAAGGACGGCTACCAGATCGAAGTCACCACATACCGGTCCGAGGCGTACGACCGAACCTCGCGCAAGCCGGAGGTTTCCTATGGTGACTCCATCGAGGATGACCTTGTCCGCCGTGATTTCACGGTCAACGCGATGGCCGTCGCGCTGCCGCAGAAGGACTTCATCGACCCACACGGTGGCATCGAGGACCTGGCGGAGCGCGTCCTGCGCACCCCCGGTACGCCCGAGGAATCCTTCTCCGACGATCCGCTGCGCATGCTGCGTGCCGCGCGTTTCGCCGCGCAGCTGGACTTCGAAGTGGCTCCCGATGTTGTCGTGGCGATGACGGAAATGGCGGGCCGGATCGAAATCGTCTCCGCCGAGCGGGTCCGGGAGGAGCTCAACAAGCTTCTGCTGTCCTCGCACCCCCGGAAGGGGCTGGCGCTCCTTGTCGACACGGGACTGGCCCAACAGATCCTTCCCGAGCTCCCCGCGCTTCGGCTCGAAAGTGACGAGCATCACCGTCACAAGGATGTGTACGAGCACTCTCTGACCGTTCTGGAGCAGGCGATCGACCTGGAGGAGGACGGCCCGGACCTCGTTCTGCGTCTCGCCGCCCTGCTTCATGACATCGGCAAGCCGAGGACCCGGCGCTTCGAGAAGGACGGCCGGGTCTCGTTCCATCACCACGAGGTGGTGGGCGCCAAGATGGTCAAGAAGCGGATGACCGACCTCAAGTACTCCAACGACATGGTCAAGGACGTCTCGAAGCTGGTGGAGCTGCATCTGCGCTTCCACGGGTACGGCGACGGAGAGTGGACCGACTCGGCGGTCCGTCGTTATGTGCGTGACGCGGGCCCCCTGCTGGAACGCCTGCACAAGCTCACCCGCTCGGACTGCACCACGCGGAACAAACGCAAGGCCGCTGCTCTCTCCCGGACCTACGACGCGCTGGAGGAACGCATTGCGCAGTTGAAGGACAAGGAGGAGCTCGATGCGATCCGGCCGGACCTGGACGGCAACGAGATCATGCAGATCTTGAGCGTCGGACCCGGACCGGTCATCGGTCAGGCGTATGCGTTCCTGTTGGAACTGCGCCTGGAGAACGGGCCGATGGAGCATGACGTGGCAGTGGCGGAGCTCAAGAAGTGGTGGGAATCGCAGGGCTGA